One window of Dermacentor andersoni chromosome 7, qqDerAnde1_hic_scaffold, whole genome shotgun sequence genomic DNA carries:
- the LOC126533792 gene encoding uncharacterized protein, with protein MQVLGPFIACLFLPGLATTPLTAPSYLPIHLSVDVSGARQRATAIASPVFGTTHSSLDYLPLATEWEAPSHPTSLLGPAIKQEQPPVALCGLGGFATAQATNPFVFVMQVGERFSLFAKKSNNYFLVQLPSPQCLNAVLADCFHVVFSLLLLLSGDIETNPGPDTAAILAELKKISTGQSKLISEVQDLKSQLLATDRNVSDLGKRMTELESHYESLVTLKTDTEVLRADATKATRLISKLEARFDDAENRTRRNNLVFYGLPETTPESYAQSEQLIIKHCREHLDVHIDTKEIERAHRLGRHSNDKPRPIITKFTFFKTKETVLSSARKLKGTNYSIGEDFSRAVRIARSQLVAFARKQSAPFNLRYKTLHIGQKRYVFDSVSETVREVL; from the coding sequence ATGCAGGTGCTCGGACCATTCATCGCGTGTCTTTTCCTTCCTGGACTGGCGACTACGCCACTGACCGCACCTTCATATTTACCAATCCATCTCAGCGTGGATGTATCAGGCGCTCGTCAACGAGCCACTGCCATCGCTTCACCCGTCTTTGGAACGACACACTCGTCCTTGGATTATCTGCCCCTCGCCACAGAATGGGAAGCCCCATCGCATCCAACATCACTACTAGGGCCAGCTATAAAACAGGAGCAGCCACCagtggcactttgtgggcttggcggcTTTGCCACTGCGCAGGCCACTAATCCGTTCGTCTTCGTAATGCAGGTTGGTGAACGTTTCAGCCTCTTTGCCAAAAAGTCTAACAACTACTTCTtagtacagctgccaagcccacagtgcCTTAACGCTGTTCTTGCTGATTGTTTTCATGTCGTTTTTTCGCTGTTACTCCTACTTTCCGGTGATATAGAAACTAACCCCGGTCCGGATACTGCAGCTATCCTCGCAGAGCTAAAGAAGATATCTACTGGCCAGTCCAAGCTTATTTCTGAAGTTCAAGATCTAAAATCTCAGTTATTAGCGACAGACAGAAATGTATctgacctaggcaaacgtatgACCGAACTTGAGAGCCATTACGAAAGCCTTGTAACACTTAAAACAGACACAGAAGTTCTCCGCGCCGACGCAACTAAAGCTACTCGCTTAATTTCAAAACTAGAGGCACGTTTTGACGATGCGGAAAACCGAACGCGACGGAACAACTTGGTTTTCTACGGACTCCCTGAAACTACTCCTGAATCGTACGCACAATCAGAACAACTTATCATTAAACATTGCCGCGAGCATTTAGATGTACACATCGACACAAAAGAGATAGAGCGCGCCCATCGTCTCGGACGTCATTCGAACGACAAACCCCGTCCAATAATAACAAAATTCACATttttcaaaacaaaagaaactgtccTGTCGAGCGCCCGGAAACTAAAAGGTACCAATTATAGTATTGGCGAAGATTTTTCTCGTGCAGTTCGAATTGCTCGCAGCCAGCTCGTTGCATTTGCCAGAAAGCAATCTGCCCCATTTAATCTGCGCTACAAAACCCTGCACATCGGACAGAAGCGCTACGTGTTTGATAGCGTATCTGAAACTGTAAGAGAAGTGTTATAG